From the genome of Equus asinus isolate D_3611 breed Donkey chromosome 24, EquAss-T2T_v2, whole genome shotgun sequence, one region includes:
- the LOC139041809 gene encoding basic salivary proline-rich protein 4-like: protein MTDGPPQTPRRPAAASRAGDRAPDTHSLPARSVLSSSASVSCSSPKDAPSPLHPARETSYLWAHGLGVGIVKIGEQNVHPSPPGPGAGSSGGRRDGPTGSWGPALPAARSAHARPAGEPRRRRPRFLSPNHPPGGRRRVPRAPRTAPGAQSGRRARDGGGFLLPPLGGPGTRDPEPWHPGGPAPSPRHPHLSRPPGKGQRRPQRGGKAGSRPGAAGHDPGAGMGSGSEGAERREGAAEAPKAGHPPPRWVRPAAASCPGSASQLQPEEKSEPPLQFHRDPSLGPGPPPGPAMLQPRTPPHPDAARQELACRGTRPTTAPAAGPPRRLLPPLGFKLKFPGWGSQRTRRAGPAPSRRKPLPRPAGHAPGAETPAGRSPPPRPGHAHRPRPRPHAGGTALPAGLAARRRRYPGWRVGPAL, encoded by the coding sequence ATGACCGACGGCCCCCCGCAGACACCCCGGCGGCCAGCGGCGGCGTCTCGGGCTGGGGACCGGGCCCCGGACACCCATTCCCTCCCAGCCCGCTCCGTCCTGTCCTCCTCCGCGTCCGTCTCCTGCAGTTCCCCTAAAGATGCTCCCAGCCCTCTGCACCCAGCGAGGGAAACGAGCTATCTGTGGGCACACGGCCTGGGGGTCGGGATTGTAAAGATCGGGGAGCAGAACGTGCATCCctccccgcccggcccgggcgcCGGCTCCTCGGGCGGACGCCGGGACGGACCCACGGGGAGCTGGGGGCCCGCCTTGCCCGCTGCCCGCAGTGCCCACGCGCGGCCGGCCGGGGAGCCGCGACGCCGGCGCCCGCGTTTCCTCTCCCCGAATCACCCTCCCGGAGGGCGCCGCCGCGTCCCCCGAGCCCCGCGCACAGCGCCAGGAGCCCAGAGCGGGCGCCGCGCGCGGGATGGAGGCGGATTCCTCCTCCCGCCGCTCGGCGGGCCCGGGACGCGCGACCCCGAGCCCTGGCACCCAGGAGGGCCGGCACCGTCCCCGCGGCACCCCCACCTCTCCCGGCCCCCCGGAAAGGGGCAGAGGAGACCGCAGCGGGGCGGGAAAGCGGGGAGCCGGCCTGGAGCAGCGGGACACGACCCTGGGGCGGGAATGGGGTCCGGTAGTGAGGGGgcggagaggagagagggagctgcAGAAGCTCCCAAGGCCGGCCACCCTCCCCCTCGCTGGGTCCGTCCCGCCGCCGCTTCCTGCCCCGGGTCGGCTTCCCAGCTGCAGCCGGAGGAAAAATCTGAGCCGCCCCTGCAGTTCCACAGGGACCCGTCGCTCGGCCCGGGTCCCCCTCCCGGGCCCGCCATGCTGCAGCCCCGCACGCCTCCTCACCCGGACGCCGCACGCCAGGAGCTCGCTTGCCGCGGGACCCGTCCCACTACAGCCCCGGCTGCCGGGCCGCCGCGCCGCCTCCTCCCTCCGCTCGGTTTCAAATTGAAATTCCCCGGCTGGGGCAGTCAGAGGACTCGgcgcgccggccccgccccctcgcgACGGAAGCCCCTCCCGCGCCCCGCCGGTCACGCCCCCGGCGCGGAAACCCCCGCGGGCCGCTCCCCGCCCCCGCGCCCAGGCCACGCCCACAGACCCAGGCCACGCCCACACGCCGGCGGGACGGCTCTTCCCGCGGGATTGGCTGCGCGCCGTCGTCGGTACCCAGGCTGGAGGGTCGGTCCCGCCCTCTGA